One genomic window of Syntrophorhabdaceae bacterium includes the following:
- a CDS encoding TIGR04076 family protein, with the protein MTDVIRPRVGYKVEAEILSVKGLCSCNHRAGDKFDVSGHDTAGLCGFLYHDLFPYIVMLQFGGGFPPEWGDPEQVERECMDLSNTVKVRLRRVR; encoded by the coding sequence ATGACTGACGTGATCAGGCCTCGGGTGGGATATAAAGTGGAGGCTGAGATCCTTTCGGTAAAGGGCCTATGCAGCTGCAATCACCGGGCGGGCGATAAATTCGACGTGAGCGGTCACGATACGGCGGGACTCTGCGGGTTCCTGTATCACGACCTTTTCCCTTACATCGTGATGCTCCAGTTCGGCGGCGGTTTTCCCCCTGAATGGGGAGACCCCGAGCAGGTGGAGCGGGAGTGTATGGACCTCTCGAACACGGTCAAAGTGAGGCTTCGCCGCGTCAGGTAA
- a CDS encoding DUF1844 domain-containing protein: MNNEKSYTVNDRRGNSRNEESRAGRQETPEDALKREDFFTGLTFSALILSLSTSALVNLGELPDPLSNEKGINLSLAKQTIGILEMLKDKTRGNLSPDEDRLINNMLYDLRMKYVATTGTK; encoded by the coding sequence ATGAACAACGAGAAAAGCTACACCGTGAACGACAGAAGGGGTAATTCCCGCAATGAGGAGTCCAGGGCGGGAAGACAGGAGACACCGGAGGACGCACTGAAACGGGAAGACTTTTTTACGGGACTTACCTTTTCGGCGCTTATTCTCTCCCTGTCCACTTCTGCGTTGGTGAACCTCGGGGAGCTGCCCGATCCTCTCTCCAACGAAAAGGGGATCAACCTGTCCCTCGCGAAACAGACTATCGGCATCCTCGAGATGCTGAAGGACAAAACCAGGGGCAACCTTTCCCCGGACGAAGACAGACTAATCAATAATATGCTCTATGATCTGCGCATGAAATATGTAGCCACGACCGGTACGAAATAA
- a CDS encoding trypsin-like peptidase domain-containing protein — MVRSAAAVLMCTFALTFCVPLVHAREEEDRITKVVETASRAIVNIRTEEWAKGPEENKKPSVFKRLLGEEEETEAFENQGSGVVLDPRGIIVTNEHLISKAVNIRVKFMNGKDYEAHVLGSDPEFDIALLKVNDKADLPFLKITKPKAVRVGQRAIVIGNPFGLSSSISVGVVSAIGRNLRIDGKVYANLIQTDAAINPGNSGGALLDIDGNPLGVVTAIYGEGKGIGFAIPMEDVMSMLTEFMEEVIKRPIFGVFAEKRRDERGPYFYVTKVLSGSPAEKQGVKIGDRIVELNKKKIKEGLKPHSILRSVKEGGIVQFKLMRGGKSFFINAEVKDMEGYLPLPSDENICNMRISDIKGYPKLKFKLKDKEGVVVTKVNNKNSVDRCGLLPGDVVLKVNNNIVSDAKDFESSMAEGLKRNYILYQVKRNDEIFFAPVKLDTLL; from the coding sequence ATGGTGCGGTCTGCGGCTGCGGTGCTCATGTGTACCTTTGCCCTGACCTTCTGTGTTCCCCTTGTCCATGCCCGCGAGGAAGAGGACCGGATCACCAAAGTCGTCGAAACAGCGAGCAGGGCGATTGTGAATATAAGGACCGAGGAGTGGGCGAAGGGGCCCGAGGAGAATAAGAAGCCGAGCGTTTTCAAGCGCCTTCTCGGCGAAGAAGAAGAGACCGAGGCTTTTGAAAATCAGGGGTCCGGCGTGGTCCTCGATCCGAGAGGCATAATCGTGACCAACGAGCACCTTATCTCCAAGGCCGTCAATATACGGGTCAAGTTCATGAACGGTAAGGACTACGAGGCCCACGTGCTCGGAAGCGATCCGGAATTCGATATCGCGCTGCTTAAAGTCAACGACAAGGCAGACCTGCCTTTTTTGAAGATAACCAAGCCCAAAGCGGTCCGCGTGGGCCAGAGGGCGATCGTGATAGGCAATCCCTTCGGGCTGTCGAGCTCGATATCGGTAGGCGTGGTGAGCGCCATCGGGAGAAATCTGAGAATCGACGGCAAGGTGTACGCCAATCTGATTCAGACGGATGCGGCAATAAATCCGGGGAACAGCGGCGGGGCCCTCCTCGACATCGACGGCAATCCACTGGGCGTGGTGACGGCCATTTACGGAGAGGGCAAGGGTATCGGCTTCGCCATACCCATGGAAGACGTGATGAGCATGCTCACCGAGTTCATGGAAGAAGTGATCAAACGGCCCATTTTCGGCGTCTTTGCAGAGAAAAGAAGGGACGAGAGAGGCCCTTATTTTTATGTCACGAAAGTCCTGTCCGGCAGTCCCGCGGAAAAACAGGGCGTGAAGATCGGCGACAGGATCGTGGAGCTGAACAAAAAGAAGATCAAGGAAGGCCTTAAGCCCCACAGCATTTTGAGGAGCGTCAAAGAGGGCGGGATAGTGCAGTTCAAACTGATGCGTGGCGGAAAGTCCTTTTTTATCAACGCGGAAGTCAAAGATATGGAAGGGTATCTGCCCCTGCCCTCTGATGAAAACATATGCAATATGCGGATAAGCGATATAAAGGGATACCCGAAGCTGAAATTCAAGCTGAAGGACAAAGAGGGAGTGGTGGTCACGAAAGTCAATAACAAGAACTCCGTCGACCGTTGCGGCCTTCTTCCCGGGGATGTGGTGCTCAAGGTGAATAATAATATAGTTTCGGACGCAAAAGATTTCGAGTCTTCTATGGCGGAAGGCTTGAAGAGGAATTATATTCTTTATCAGGTAAAGAGAAATGATGAAATATTCTTCGCGCCTGTGAAACTTGACACTTTGCTTTAG
- the coaBC gene encoding bifunctional phosphopantothenoylcysteine decarboxylase/phosphopantothenate--cysteine ligase CoaBC, which translates to MLRNKEIVVGITGGIAAYKTAELVREFTKKGANVHVVMTKNAMEFVTPLTFQTLSGNPVVHNMFELFTGSKIGHIALSDIADQVVIVPATANIIGKIANGIADDFLTTMLMATTVPVLFVPSMNTKMWESAAVQNNIDKLKDNGFQFMEPGSGDLACGTQGKGRLPSLAEIVEKMEDIFTQKDLSDESILVTAGPTMEYIDPVRCITNRSSGKMGYAIAKIAKRRGAEVTLITGKTYVAPPRTDIKVVEVTTANEMRDAVLEHYKSASVIIKAAAVADFKCKTESGQKIKKKGGNACMNLELEKNPDIIAELGTIKGDRILVGFAAETENILEHAADKLKRKNLDLIIANDVSKEGIGFGSDNNEVAILDKSGNIRQVPFLSKDEIAHIILDAVKKVLKKRKRVEEDWY; encoded by the coding sequence ATGCTCAGAAATAAAGAGATAGTGGTGGGAATAACGGGCGGCATCGCGGCATACAAGACTGCCGAGCTGGTGAGGGAATTCACCAAGAAAGGGGCGAACGTCCACGTGGTGATGACCAAAAATGCGATGGAGTTCGTCACTCCCCTTACGTTCCAGACCCTTTCAGGCAATCCGGTGGTCCATAACATGTTCGAGCTTTTCACCGGCTCCAAGATCGGCCATATCGCCTTATCGGATATCGCGGACCAGGTGGTGATCGTGCCGGCTACGGCCAATATTATCGGCAAGATCGCCAACGGCATCGCCGACGATTTCCTGACGACCATGCTCATGGCTACCACGGTCCCCGTGCTCTTCGTGCCTTCCATGAATACCAAAATGTGGGAGAGCGCCGCAGTGCAGAACAATATCGACAAGCTGAAGGATAATGGGTTTCAATTCATGGAGCCGGGTAGCGGCGACCTTGCGTGCGGAACCCAGGGCAAGGGAAGGCTTCCCTCCCTTGCGGAGATCGTCGAGAAGATGGAAGATATCTTCACCCAAAAAGACCTCTCCGACGAGAGCATACTCGTCACTGCCGGCCCCACCATGGAATATATCGATCCCGTACGGTGCATCACCAACAGATCTTCCGGAAAGATGGGCTATGCGATCGCGAAAATCGCGAAGAGGAGAGGCGCCGAGGTCACATTGATTACAGGCAAGACCTACGTTGCGCCCCCCAGAACCGATATAAAGGTCGTGGAAGTGACCACAGCCAATGAGATGCGCGACGCGGTCCTGGAACATTACAAATCCGCTTCGGTCATCATAAAGGCTGCCGCGGTGGCTGATTTCAAGTGCAAGACCGAAAGCGGCCAGAAGATAAAAAAGAAGGGCGGCAACGCCTGCATGAACCTGGAGCTCGAGAAAAACCCGGATATCATCGCGGAGCTCGGCACGATAAAAGGCGACAGGATACTCGTCGGTTTTGCCGCCGAGACGGAGAACATACTGGAACATGCGGCGGACAAGCTGAAAAGGAAGAACCTCGACCTCATCATTGCGAATGACGTATCAAAAGAAGGCATAGGCTTCGGCTCGGACAATAATGAAGTGGCCATACTGGATAAATCGGGCAATATAAGACAGGTGCCGTTTCTCAGTAAGGACGAAATTGCCCATATCATACTCGACGCAGTGAAAAAGGTGCTGAAGAAGAGAAAACGGGTCGAGGAAGACTGGTACTGA
- a CDS encoding D-alanyl-D-alanine carboxypeptidase family protein, with protein MKKWCILAVAVFLISAQTAYGAKVSHRQGAAKSPAKAHASKIKDDPYKSFCVAEATTGVMLDGENVHAKRAPASVTKLMLALVVMDKLAKGEVKLTDKVTVSLEASKMGGSQVYLEVGETFTLEEMMKAVMVASANDAAYAVAEHVGGSKEGFVNLMNEQAKALGMKDTEFQSPHGLPPSKGEKEDLTTAQDLIMLAREALKHPKILEWTAMKSEPFRNGTFIMNNHNKLLTKMTAIDGLKTGFYSETGFNVVATAKRGDLRFIAVVMGSPSAKIRDDVTMEKLKKAFGQLRMLSIVKKGELVDKEVMLVDGKYRKLKGVAAVNFLYPVPSEKKGSVKKDIALPEKIKGEIKEGQKMGEILIQYDNQQVGKVDIVSPVHVPTANLFTRFIRRLGLNI; from the coding sequence CCATGCGTCAAAAATAAAAGACGATCCCTATAAGTCCTTTTGCGTTGCGGAGGCTACCACAGGGGTAATGCTCGACGGCGAGAATGTCCACGCGAAGCGGGCCCCCGCGAGCGTCACCAAGCTCATGCTCGCCCTCGTGGTCATGGATAAGCTCGCCAAAGGCGAAGTCAAGCTGACGGACAAGGTGACCGTCTCCCTCGAGGCGTCGAAAATGGGCGGCAGCCAGGTCTACCTGGAGGTGGGGGAGACCTTCACCCTGGAAGAGATGATGAAGGCCGTAATGGTAGCGTCGGCCAATGACGCGGCCTATGCCGTGGCTGAACACGTGGGTGGGAGCAAAGAAGGGTTCGTGAACCTCATGAACGAGCAGGCGAAGGCACTCGGGATGAAGGATACGGAATTCCAGTCTCCTCACGGCCTTCCGCCGTCCAAGGGAGAGAAGGAAGACCTCACCACCGCGCAGGACCTGATAATGCTCGCGCGGGAGGCCCTCAAACATCCCAAGATCCTCGAATGGACCGCTATGAAAAGCGAACCCTTCCGGAACGGCACGTTCATCATGAATAACCACAACAAGCTCCTCACGAAGATGACCGCCATAGATGGGTTGAAAACGGGGTTTTACAGCGAGACCGGTTTTAATGTGGTGGCCACGGCAAAGAGGGGCGACTTGAGGTTCATTGCAGTGGTCATGGGGAGTCCCTCGGCAAAGATAAGGGACGACGTGACCATGGAAAAGCTGAAGAAGGCTTTCGGCCAGCTCAGGATGCTGAGCATCGTCAAGAAGGGTGAGTTGGTGGACAAAGAGGTCATGCTTGTCGACGGCAAGTACAGGAAGCTGAAAGGGGTAGCGGCCGTCAATTTCCTCTACCCGGTGCCAAGCGAAAAAAAGGGGAGTGTAAAGAAAGACATCGCCCTGCCCGAGAAGATCAAAGGCGAGATAAAGGAAGGGCAGAAGATGGGCGAGATACTCATACAATACGATAACCAACAGGTGGGCAAGGTGGACATCGTCTCTCCCGTCCACGTCCCCACGGCAAACCTGTTCACACGGTTCATCAGAAGACTCGGGCTCAATATCTGA